In one Phycisphaeraceae bacterium genomic region, the following are encoded:
- a CDS encoding alpha/beta hydrolase, whose product MNESAPAATPPVKRHSWLRRITRVVLAIVLGSTLVWWILLYLFQTKMIFPADMAPRPPIGQPPRGTEVLELTTAAGKVEAWFTPPPRSRGERTAPLAVIFHGNAEIIDQQEDMTAFFGSLGFAVLVPEYPGYGRSAGSPSQTSIRDSCSDFLKQAVAHSDVDPSRVLFFGRSIGGAVAIDLAGVCEARQLPKPAALITVSTVYNIKRMANHYLAPGLLVKNPYRNDLVLPMLHIPILMFHGTQDDIVPIEDGRKLHALVPEATWIEFDCSHNDFPGPGNESRFEREIIRFLRNANFTAPDRQRQKPR is encoded by the coding sequence ATGAATGAATCCGCCCCCGCAGCAACACCCCCTGTAAAACGTCACTCCTGGCTGCGGCGCATCACGCGCGTGGTGCTCGCGATCGTTTTGGGGTCCACCCTGGTATGGTGGATTTTGCTGTATTTATTCCAGACCAAAATGATATTTCCGGCTGACATGGCCCCGCGACCACCGATCGGCCAGCCGCCACGGGGGACTGAGGTTCTGGAATTAACCACTGCTGCCGGTAAGGTTGAGGCGTGGTTCACTCCACCGCCACGCAGTCGCGGCGAGCGTACCGCCCCACTTGCTGTCATCTTTCATGGCAATGCGGAAATTATTGATCAACAGGAAGACATGACCGCCTTTTTCGGGTCGTTGGGCTTTGCGGTACTCGTCCCGGAGTATCCCGGCTATGGACGATCGGCAGGAAGCCCGTCGCAAACATCAATACGTGATTCTTGTTCCGACTTCCTGAAGCAAGCGGTGGCGCATTCTGATGTCGATCCTTCGCGAGTGCTCTTTTTCGGTCGCTCAATCGGCGGTGCCGTGGCGATCGATCTGGCCGGTGTTTGTGAAGCCAGACAACTTCCAAAGCCAGCGGCGCTGATCACTGTCTCCACGGTTTACAACATCAAACGAATGGCAAATCACTATCTGGCTCCGGGATTGCTCGTAAAAAATCCCTACCGAAATGATCTTGTGCTACCCATGCTGCACATTCCAATTCTCATGTTCCATGGAACACAGGACGACATCGTCCCTATTGAAGACGGCAGAAAACTACACGCTCTCGTGCCAGAGGCAACATGGATCGAATTCGATTGCAGCCACAATGATTTTCCAGGGCCTGGCAACGAGTCGCGTTTCGAGCGAGAGATCATCCGTTTTCTGCGTAATGCCAATTTCACTGCCCCGGACAGACAACGTCAAAAACCTCGTTGA
- a CDS encoding agmatine deiminase family protein: protein MSHPLTPFAVKLPRPAASARELGYRMPAEWEPTTRIWLTPPHNEETWPGCLPAAQKQFAELMEAMKPYVDVATTQGLGIKTNDSWIRDYGPIFVVKSDHTQSTETAARGKSSVNVSGAPKAAHDFRFNGWGGKYEDRTLDDLVPQYLAKHLGVPLWIHDLVLEGGSIEVNGCGTVMTTEQCLLNKNRNPHLSREAIIDEVHEALGTHHVLWLPGGIIGDDTDGHIDDIARFINAETIVSIHAPSNHPDFEILNRNRRALRNARDQNGKKLTVIDLPVPDPILYQFPADRFGPGGLNPVPASYANFLIANGGVFVPIFGQPTDDKALDILQQAMPKHRVIGIRAESLVVGLGAFHCLSQQEPR, encoded by the coding sequence ATGTCTCACCCATTAACGCCCTTTGCTGTGAAACTTCCCCGCCCTGCCGCCTCCGCCCGCGAGTTGGGTTACCGCATGCCCGCAGAGTGGGAGCCGACGACCCGTATCTGGCTAACTCCTCCTCATAATGAGGAAACCTGGCCGGGCTGCTTACCAGCAGCGCAGAAACAATTTGCTGAGTTGATGGAAGCGATGAAGCCTTATGTTGACGTTGCGACAACACAGGGACTCGGCATCAAAACCAACGATTCATGGATTCGAGATTACGGACCGATTTTCGTAGTCAAGTCTGATCACACACAAAGTACGGAGACGGCTGCTCGCGGAAAATCATCTGTCAATGTCTCCGGCGCACCAAAAGCTGCCCATGATTTTCGATTCAACGGTTGGGGCGGCAAGTACGAAGATCGCACTCTCGACGATCTGGTACCACAGTACCTCGCCAAACATCTGGGAGTGCCTTTGTGGATTCACGACCTCGTACTCGAAGGTGGATCGATCGAGGTTAACGGCTGCGGCACTGTCATGACTACCGAACAGTGCCTGCTGAATAAAAACCGTAACCCCCATCTTTCACGGGAAGCAATCATAGATGAGGTTCACGAAGCACTGGGCACCCACCATGTCCTCTGGCTGCCCGGCGGCATCATCGGCGACGACACCGACGGTCACATTGATGACATCGCGCGATTCATCAACGCGGAAACAATCGTAAGCATTCACGCGCCCAGCAACCATCCCGATTTTGAAATTCTGAATAGAAATCGGCGAGCACTACGCAACGCTCGTGATCAGAACGGGAAAAAACTGACAGTCATCGACCTGCCGGTGCCTGATCCGATTCTCTACCAGTTTCCTGCTGACCGCTTCGGACCCGGCGGACTAAACCCGGTGCCGGCAAGCTACGCGAATTTTCTTATCGCCAATGGCGGGGTGTTCGTACCCATTTTTGGCCAGCCAACCGACGACAAAGCTCTTGATATTCTTCAGCAGGCAATGCCAAAACATCGTGTGATTGGAATACGAGCCGAGTCGTTGGTGGTCGGACTCGGAGCTTTTCACTGTCTGAGTCAGCAGGAACCCAGGTAG
- a CDS encoding aldehyde dehydrogenase, translating into MTTTASASGSIRLPKWPTKLYINGKWVASASGKTLAVNNPATGETLANVSLADVIDVDRAVTAARRAFDEGPWPRMDALERSRILFRFAQKIRDRAEEFALTDTLNIGKPIRESKGFDVPCAVELFESYAGLADKISGRCFGTLNDNVTMQFREPKGVIAAITPWNFPLTNAAIKIAPVLATGNTIVFKPSELSPLSALMLGEIADEVGLPPGVLNIINGLGGDAGKALVEHSGIDKISFTGRIETGRHMLEAARKNVKGVILELGGKTPNLIFPDAPLEHAVNGIVTGIFFNLGQVCVAASRVLVHEKQHDELVDRVVAKARGLRQGDPTDARNHLGCIATSAHLKTIENYVSKARSEGASLLLGGEKPKGLENLPYYKPTIFDGVKPHMTIAREEVFGPVLSVMTFKDEEDAVRLANDSEYGLMASIWTSDGGRALRLARQLKAGRIVINGGGFLRANVPVFGFKMSGVGTELGFDEVVHEFTNTKAVLYGLGTEKGGWPE; encoded by the coding sequence ATGACCACGACCGCCTCCGCGTCGGGATCAATCCGCCTACCAAAGTGGCCGACCAAGCTGTACATCAACGGCAAGTGGGTTGCCTCCGCGTCGGGCAAGACGCTGGCCGTTAATAACCCCGCCACCGGCGAAACCCTTGCGAACGTCTCGCTGGCTGATGTGATCGATGTCGATCGCGCGGTGACGGCAGCACGAAGAGCCTTTGATGAAGGCCCGTGGCCGCGAATGGATGCGCTGGAACGAAGTCGTATTCTCTTTCGCTTTGCACAGAAGATCCGCGACCGCGCTGAGGAATTTGCACTCACCGACACGCTTAACATCGGCAAGCCGATCCGAGAAAGTAAAGGCTTCGACGTGCCGTGCGCGGTTGAGCTTTTTGAAAGCTATGCGGGCCTTGCTGACAAAATCTCCGGCAGATGCTTCGGAACACTCAACGACAACGTGACTATGCAGTTCCGCGAGCCTAAGGGTGTGATTGCAGCAATCACGCCGTGGAACTTTCCGCTGACTAACGCAGCTATCAAAATTGCACCAGTACTGGCGACCGGCAATACCATCGTTTTCAAGCCGTCAGAACTATCTCCCCTGTCAGCTCTGATGCTCGGCGAGATCGCCGATGAGGTCGGGCTTCCGCCAGGTGTGCTCAATATCATCAACGGACTTGGCGGTGATGCGGGGAAAGCACTTGTCGAGCATTCTGGCATCGACAAGATTTCCTTTACGGGCAGGATAGAAACCGGCCGACACATGCTTGAAGCTGCCCGAAAAAACGTCAAAGGCGTGATTCTGGAACTGGGCGGCAAAACACCAAACCTGATCTTTCCCGACGCTCCGTTAGAACACGCGGTTAACGGCATCGTCACCGGAATCTTTTTCAACCTCGGCCAGGTATGCGTAGCTGCCAGTCGTGTGCTGGTACACGAGAAGCAACATGACGAGCTCGTCGATCGAGTCGTCGCCAAGGCCAGAGGATTGCGCCAAGGCGATCCAACAGATGCTCGTAATCATCTGGGTTGTATCGCCACGTCTGCGCACCTGAAAACAATCGAAAACTACGTAAGTAAAGCTCGCAGCGAAGGTGCCTCGCTACTTCTAGGCGGTGAAAAGCCAAAAGGCTTGGAAAATCTGCCTTATTACAAGCCGACCATATTCGATGGAGTCAAGCCGCACATGACGATCGCGCGGGAGGAGGTCTTTGGCCCTGTTCTGTCGGTAATGACATTTAAGGATGAGGAAGACGCGGTACGGCTTGCGAATGATTCGGAATACGGCCTGATGGCAAGCATTTGGACAAGCGATGGCGGCCGGGCGCTACGACTCGCACGACAACTCAAGGCTGGTCGCATCGTCATTAACGGCGGAGGTTTTCTCAGAGCAAATGTCCCGGTATTCGGCTTCAAAATGAGCGGCGTCGGTACAGAGTTGGGATTCGACGAGGTTGTACACGAGTTCACGAATACCAAGGCTGTGCTTTACGGCCTGGGAACCGAGAAGGGTGGATGGCCGGAGTGA
- a CDS encoding DSD1 family PLP-dependent enzyme — MDLDTPALLLDIHKVDHNLQVMADFFRNKTCQLRPHFKNHKCVTLARRQLAAGSAVGLTCAKLGEAEVLADHGFDDILVANQVVGSIKVKRLVEVAKKAKVGVAVDAIEQAAAISNAARDAKVEIGILLEVDLGMARCGTQPGEESLKLARQIIDLPGIRFDGIQAYEGHTVYLSDSQQRYIKTQEAMQKAVDTCDLLEQNGIPCRGISGGASSTYATVGIMRRMLELQCGTYATMDWRYQELVPQFQIALTILTRVISRNGDRAVLDIGVKGAGAEFGLPKIKGHPDVVIPFFLAEEHCAMKNVPSWRVGDTVEFISSHACTTCNLYREFYVHDGEKVIDIWPIEASGKLS; from the coding sequence ATGGATCTCGATACCCCCGCTTTGCTCCTCGACATTCACAAAGTGGATCACAACCTTCAAGTGATGGCTGACTTTTTTCGGAACAAAACCTGTCAGCTCCGGCCTCATTTCAAAAACCACAAATGCGTCACGCTTGCAAGGCGACAGTTGGCGGCAGGTAGTGCGGTCGGCCTTACCTGCGCCAAACTCGGAGAGGCAGAGGTGCTCGCCGATCACGGGTTTGATGACATTCTCGTCGCCAATCAGGTTGTAGGTTCGATAAAAGTGAAACGGTTGGTTGAGGTTGCGAAAAAGGCAAAGGTCGGCGTTGCGGTTGATGCAATCGAGCAGGCGGCAGCTATTTCCAACGCGGCTCGTGATGCCAAAGTGGAGATCGGCATACTGCTCGAAGTCGATCTGGGCATGGCGCGCTGCGGCACTCAGCCTGGTGAGGAGTCCCTCAAGCTCGCAAGGCAGATTATCGATCTGCCAGGGATTCGATTCGACGGCATCCAGGCCTATGAAGGTCACACGGTCTATCTGTCTGATTCACAGCAGCGCTACATCAAAACACAAGAGGCTATGCAAAAAGCGGTCGATACCTGTGACCTGCTGGAGCAGAACGGCATCCCATGCCGTGGAATTAGCGGCGGTGCTTCTTCAACCTACGCAACCGTCGGCATCATGCGTCGGATGTTAGAACTTCAGTGCGGCACCTATGCGACGATGGATTGGCGGTATCAGGAGTTGGTGCCTCAATTTCAGATCGCGTTGACCATTCTGACTCGTGTCATCAGCAGGAATGGCGATCGTGCTGTTCTTGACATAGGAGTCAAAGGAGCCGGCGCAGAGTTTGGCCTGCCGAAAATTAAAGGGCATCCAGATGTCGTGATTCCCTTCTTTCTTGCTGAAGAGCATTGTGCGATGAAAAACGTACCCTCTTGGCGCGTTGGTGATACTGTCGAATTCATTTCAAGCCACGCATGCACGACCTGCAATCTATATCGAGAGTTCTATGTTCACGATGGTGAGAAGGTTATTGATATCTGGCCGATCGAAGCTTCAGGAAAACTCAGTTAG
- a CDS encoding neutral/alkaline non-lysosomal ceramidase N-terminal domain-containing protein: MATTLLAGVARRDITPPLGVPLFGYPNPQRVAESVRDGLNVTVLVLEQDQISAAIVSCDLCLPDDETVAQIRAGVSQKIGIPPLHVTVSYTQTHSGPSTQTAWGWSDRNDTYLAMMTSRAIEAAVEAWNVRQPVRVGIATTSSDVGVNRRELGENHQVGLGVNPWGLYDPTMTVLRFVTIADQSLATIIHYGAHPTVLDGSTRAISRDWPGVMVDRVEHFSKAPAIFINGAVGDIAPRSNTLRAVGDGEIALQEVGTRAAMDAMRAFRQIKDFRDLKLAVHTGTFTMPYRPIAPLDEAVRKVAEYESKKDVYGTPRCEFLHWSAVVKAHEQGGGVEGKKFDQTITSLDPVAIVAFPGEVFAETVMRLRRSSPFEYTLSASTTNGSNGYFPTRDSLHRGGYEVWVAKAFGPSIFVENIDDVLFEENLKLLREAWKRGRK, encoded by the coding sequence ATGGCCACTACCCTCCTTGCCGGAGTTGCCCGGCGTGACATCACCCCTCCTCTGGGCGTGCCGCTATTTGGCTATCCCAATCCGCAACGTGTCGCCGAATCAGTTCGCGATGGGCTGAATGTGACCGTACTCGTGCTGGAGCAGGATCAAATCAGCGCAGCCATTGTGAGTTGTGATTTATGTCTCCCTGACGATGAAACTGTCGCGCAGATTAGAGCCGGCGTGTCTCAAAAGATTGGCATCCCGCCGCTGCATGTCACCGTGAGTTACACACAGACCCACAGCGGGCCTTCCACACAAACCGCATGGGGTTGGAGCGATCGCAATGACACGTATTTGGCGATGATGACTTCGCGAGCCATTGAAGCTGCCGTTGAGGCTTGGAATGTGCGACAGCCCGTACGGGTCGGGATAGCCACCACCAGCAGCGATGTAGGAGTTAACCGTCGTGAATTGGGCGAAAACCACCAGGTTGGCCTAGGGGTCAACCCGTGGGGTCTGTACGATCCAACGATGACAGTGCTGCGTTTTGTCACCATTGCCGATCAATCATTGGCGACGATTATTCACTATGGTGCTCATCCGACAGTTCTGGATGGCTCGACCCGTGCCATTTCACGAGATTGGCCGGGTGTCATGGTTGATCGAGTTGAGCATTTTTCCAAAGCGCCAGCAATTTTTATCAATGGCGCTGTCGGCGATATCGCGCCGCGATCCAACACACTCCGCGCCGTGGGCGATGGGGAAATCGCGTTGCAGGAAGTCGGCACCCGCGCTGCGATGGATGCGATGCGAGCTTTCCGGCAGATCAAGGATTTTCGTGATCTTAAACTTGCAGTTCATACGGGTACATTCACGATGCCCTATAGGCCGATCGCTCCGCTTGACGAGGCGGTTAGAAAGGTTGCCGAGTATGAGTCGAAAAAAGATGTTTACGGTACGCCGCGATGTGAATTTCTTCACTGGTCAGCAGTGGTAAAAGCACATGAACAAGGCGGCGGGGTGGAAGGCAAGAAGTTTGATCAAACCATCACGTCGCTTGACCCTGTGGCGATCGTCGCATTTCCTGGTGAAGTATTTGCTGAAACAGTCATGCGACTGAGAAGATCAAGCCCCTTTGAATACACGCTTTCAGCAAGCACGACTAACGGATCAAACGGTTACTTTCCCACCCGGGACAGCCTGCATCGCGGCGGTTACGAGGTGTGGGTCGCGAAGGCCTTTGGCCCAAGCATCTTCGTGGAGAACATCGACGACGTTCTTTTTGAAGAAAATCTAAAATTACTCCGTGAAGCATGGAAGCGCGGGAGAAAATGA
- the tadA gene encoding Flp pilus assembly complex ATPase component TadA, whose protein sequence is MTEPYLDIRTADGRTLRKPLGDKPLTIGRHPDNALNIAEDTASRFHCVIEKIPSGYRVRDLKSRNGIKLNNQKIETASLKNGDTLSIGKTIFRFVFDNPAEAVNKPAKPVPPPRSSKSTPSRPTAHAVNPVIPHEEEEAPIAMRADPEEAVQPVEPIVLEPVEDDEGESGSSNEDSLAALRKFAAQGEGENLSEHDLILANSRGETVHAAMGKEGDEARESQEGVRIMRLLLLSCARTRATDLHVEPKASDYIVRLRIDGTMVEAMHLDRRTAQRLVGVTKVLSDIDISQRAIVQEGHFSVQLAGRRIDYRVSFTPSVHGQKLVIRVLDLANAPRYLTDLQMPEWMSNQVRRVSKQDAGMILVTGPTGSGKTTTLYTVLRDIDVNQRNVVTIEDPVEYQLPGVTQIPVDAHKGNNFAQLLRSILRQDPDVILLGEIRDKETAMTAMQAAMTGHLVLSTVHAKDTIGTIFRLLDLGIEPYLVASALNLVIAQRLVRVLCPHCKVEKKPTPQQQMRMGKAIEGMTRIYIPAGCSKCMGTGYAGRRAIFELLHVTDEIRDLILKSPTITAIRDSLKMEVFTSLQHNGYKLVAEGIASMEEIERVTGTE, encoded by the coding sequence ATGACTGAACCTTATCTCGACATACGTACTGCCGATGGTCGGACACTCAGGAAACCTCTGGGTGACAAGCCGCTCACCATTGGTCGGCATCCCGACAACGCGCTGAACATCGCCGAAGACACCGCCAGCCGCTTTCACTGCGTCATTGAAAAAATCCCATCCGGCTACCGCGTGCGCGATCTCAAATCCCGCAACGGCATCAAACTTAATAACCAGAAGATAGAAACCGCATCACTTAAAAACGGCGACACCCTATCAATCGGTAAGACAATCTTTCGCTTTGTTTTTGACAATCCTGCGGAAGCGGTCAACAAGCCAGCCAAGCCCGTTCCGCCGCCGCGTTCGTCAAAGTCCACGCCGAGCAGGCCAACTGCTCATGCTGTGAACCCAGTCATTCCTCACGAAGAAGAGGAGGCCCCAATCGCGATGCGCGCTGACCCAGAGGAGGCGGTGCAGCCTGTCGAACCCATTGTGCTTGAGCCGGTTGAGGATGATGAAGGCGAGAGCGGCTCATCGAATGAGGATTCTTTAGCAGCGCTGCGCAAATTTGCAGCGCAGGGTGAGGGTGAAAATCTGTCCGAACATGATCTGATCCTGGCAAACTCCCGCGGCGAGACGGTTCACGCTGCCATGGGGAAAGAAGGGGATGAAGCCCGTGAAAGTCAGGAGGGCGTGCGCATCATGCGATTGCTGCTGCTTTCCTGTGCTCGTACGCGCGCAACCGATCTGCATGTTGAGCCCAAAGCCAGCGACTACATCGTCCGGCTGCGTATTGATGGCACGATGGTTGAAGCGATGCATCTGGACCGCCGCACCGCTCAGCGTCTAGTTGGCGTGACGAAGGTTCTCAGTGACATCGATATTTCGCAGCGCGCAATTGTTCAGGAGGGGCACTTTTCCGTGCAATTAGCGGGGCGGCGAATCGACTACCGCGTCAGTTTCACACCCAGCGTGCACGGTCAAAAACTGGTTATTCGTGTTCTCGATCTGGCTAATGCGCCGCGCTATCTCACCGATCTGCAGATGCCCGAATGGATGAGTAACCAGGTCAGGCGCGTTTCGAAGCAGGATGCGGGCATGATTCTCGTGACCGGACCAACCGGCTCGGGCAAGACGACGACGCTGTACACCGTGCTGCGCGACATCGACGTCAATCAACGTAACGTCGTGACGATTGAAGATCCCGTTGAATACCAGCTCCCGGGTGTGACGCAGATTCCTGTCGATGCGCACAAAGGCAATAACTTTGCGCAGCTTCTGCGTTCGATTCTTCGTCAGGATCCAGACGTAATTCTCCTGGGCGAAATTCGTGATAAAGAAACAGCCATGACCGCCATGCAGGCTGCCATGACAGGCCACCTTGTCCTCTCAACGGTTCACGCCAAGGACACGATCGGCACGATCTTTCGCCTCCTCGATCTGGGAATTGAACCGTACCTGGTTGCATCAGCATTGAACCTTGTCATCGCCCAGCGACTGGTGCGCGTTCTTTGCCCGCATTGCAAAGTGGAAAAGAAGCCGACTCCGCAGCAGCAGATGCGCATGGGTAAAGCCATCGAGGGCATGACTCGGATTTATATTCCTGCGGGTTGTTCCAAATGTATGGGAACGGGCTACGCCGGCCGCCGTGCGATTTTTGAACTACTCCATGTCACAGATGAAATCCGTGACCTGATCCTCAAGTCCCCGACGATCACTGCTATCCGCGACTCCCTCAAGATGGAAGTATTTACATCTCTCCAGCACAACGGCTATAAACTCGTAGCGGAAGGCATCGCCTCTATGGAAGAGATCGAGCGCGTGACGGGAACCGAATAA
- a CDS encoding HAMP domain-containing histidine kinase has product MKSKPHDSIVEHEVHHPDDLARVEQLLKHFEQLEVQFQQVREGLTHSHRLATLGTIASIIAHEYNNILTPIISYAQLSLAKPDDSLLMKKAVEKALAGAERAAHISASLLGFAREADQKHAARVRQVIDEAIGCLARDPKKDGIALVVDSPDVQVAMSPLNLQQVLLNLFLNAKQAMRRTGGRLTVTACVEANLVRIVVADTGPGIPESIMKRLFEPFVTHRPHADPAERKGTGLGLCICRDLVRNAGGSITVTSKPGEGARFELTIPKADDLFDTT; this is encoded by the coding sequence ATGAAGTCGAAACCACACGATTCCATCGTTGAGCACGAGGTACACCATCCTGACGACCTGGCTCGTGTCGAGCAACTTCTCAAGCACTTCGAGCAGTTGGAAGTTCAGTTTCAGCAGGTTCGTGAGGGGCTGACCCATTCCCACCGCCTTGCGACACTGGGAACAATCGCCTCGATCATTGCACACGAATACAACAACATACTCACGCCGATCATCAGCTACGCGCAACTCTCGCTCGCCAAGCCTGACGATTCCCTGCTCATGAAAAAGGCTGTTGAAAAAGCACTTGCGGGGGCGGAGCGTGCAGCCCACATCAGTGCTTCGCTTCTGGGCTTTGCCCGCGAAGCGGACCAAAAGCATGCAGCGAGGGTTCGACAAGTCATCGATGAAGCCATTGGCTGCCTGGCGCGTGATCCCAAAAAAGACGGCATTGCGTTGGTTGTCGATTCTCCTGACGTACAAGTGGCGATGTCGCCGCTCAATCTACAGCAGGTGTTGCTCAATCTTTTTCTGAACGCGAAGCAGGCCATGCGTCGAACGGGCGGGCGTCTTACGGTTACCGCATGTGTTGAAGCCAACCTTGTACGAATCGTCGTAGCTGACACCGGCCCGGGCATTCCCGAATCCATCATGAAGCGATTGTTTGAGCCGTTCGTCACTCATCGACCTCACGCAGACCCCGCGGAAAGAAAGGGCACCGGCCTGGGACTCTGCATCTGCCGCGATCTGGTGCGTAACGCGGGCGGCTCCATCACCGTCACCAGCAAGCCCGGCGAAGGAGCACGGTTTGAGCTGACCATTCCCAAAGCTGACGACCTGTTTGATACCACTTGA
- a CDS encoding carbon-nitrogen hydrolase, whose translation MSSKNNIVRLGLIQHASPGFNKARNLNKAIAMIRDAAGRGAQVVATQELFLTSYFCQIESDERFKLAESIPGPTTQKLGELAKRLKIYLTASLFEKRAAGVFHNTSVMISPSGEIVGKYRKMHIPDDPRFFEKYYFTPGDLGWQTQTLSWRRPKNQEVKTGMLVCWDQWYPEAARLTALHGAQIIFYPTAIGWYHKETPFDRKQQKEAWQTIQRAHAIANGVFVAAINRVGVEDDLEFWGGSFIADPGGVIIAQAGDRDEEVLTADCPLDRMDEIRQGWPFLRDRRIDAYGQITKRLID comes from the coding sequence ATGAGCAGCAAAAATAATATTGTCCGCCTCGGCCTGATCCAGCATGCCTCGCCCGGCTTCAACAAAGCCAGGAATCTCAATAAAGCCATCGCGATGATCCGCGATGCCGCTGGTCGTGGAGCGCAAGTTGTCGCGACACAGGAGCTTTTTCTCACAAGCTATTTCTGCCAGATCGAAAGCGACGAGCGATTTAAGCTCGCGGAGTCGATCCCCGGACCAACAACGCAAAAACTCGGCGAGCTGGCTAAGAGGCTCAAGATTTACCTCACCGCATCGTTATTTGAGAAACGCGCTGCTGGCGTTTTTCATAACACATCAGTGATGATCTCTCCTTCCGGAGAAATTGTCGGCAAGTATCGGAAAATGCACATTCCAGACGATCCGCGATTCTTTGAGAAATACTATTTCACCCCTGGCGACCTCGGCTGGCAGACGCAAACCCTTTCCTGGCGTCGCCCGAAAAATCAAGAGGTCAAGACTGGGATGCTCGTCTGTTGGGATCAGTGGTATCCCGAAGCGGCACGGCTTACCGCATTGCACGGTGCGCAAATCATTTTCTACCCCACCGCCATCGGCTGGTATCACAAGGAAACTCCTTTTGATCGTAAACAACAGAAGGAGGCGTGGCAGACTATTCAGCGAGCACACGCCATCGCCAACGGCGTCTTTGTTGCTGCGATCAATCGTGTCGGCGTTGAAGACGATCTGGAATTCTGGGGTGGCAGCTTTATCGCTGACCCCGGCGGCGTAATCATCGCACAGGCTGGTGATAGAGATGAAGAAGTATTGACCGCGGATTGTCCTCTTGATCGGATGGATGAAATCCGACAGGGCTGGCCTTTTCTGCGCGACCGCAGGATCGACGCCTACGGACAGATTACCAAACGACTCATTGATTGA
- a CDS encoding ParB/RepB/Spo0J family partition protein, which produces MAETKSRPPRLGKGLSSLMGRAVEVALPAKELSAATKPGDAPGVSAITGTNHLVAQQPPAVDRRDGLVDLPIESIQPNPHQPRQHFDEGSLQQLAASIRSAGVMQPVIVRPVRGVTQEGAERYELVAGERRWRAAQVVGLSFLPAIIRQLDDLQLSEWAIIENLQREDLNPIDRAEAFQRLIQQFNLTHEDIAARVGLDRSSISNNLRLLNLTKEVCGLVRAGKLSAGQAKALVGVSNPQQQAGLAHRAVKQEWSVRQLEQAVRMLSGATTPDPPSGDDKNKTNRLSAHLADLEQQIGRQLSTKARIRPGRKKGTGSLTIEFYSIDQFDSLLSKLGIETE; this is translated from the coding sequence ATGGCGGAAACAAAATCTCGTCCACCTCGGCTTGGAAAAGGGCTTAGCAGTCTGATGGGGAGGGCGGTTGAGGTCGCCTTGCCTGCAAAAGAATTGTCGGCCGCAACAAAGCCAGGAGACGCGCCAGGCGTGTCGGCTATTACGGGTACCAATCATCTTGTCGCTCAGCAGCCCCCTGCCGTTGACCGGCGAGACGGATTGGTGGATTTACCCATCGAATCCATTCAACCCAACCCCCACCAACCGCGTCAACATTTTGACGAGGGATCTCTCCAGCAACTTGCTGCATCTATCCGTTCTGCCGGAGTAATGCAGCCTGTGATTGTCCGCCCTGTTAGGGGTGTGACTCAGGAGGGGGCGGAACGATACGAACTGGTTGCTGGCGAGCGACGATGGCGGGCAGCCCAAGTTGTTGGCCTGTCTTTTCTGCCAGCGATTATTCGACAGCTCGACGATCTTCAGCTCTCTGAATGGGCGATCATCGAAAATCTTCAACGCGAAGATTTGAATCCAATCGATAGGGCAGAGGCTTTTCAACGGCTTATACAACAATTCAATCTTACCCACGAAGATATCGCAGCTAGGGTTGGATTAGATCGATCGTCAATATCTAACAATCTGAGATTACTTAACTTAACAAAAGAAGTGTGTGGTCTTGTTAGAGCTGGAAAATTATCAGCCGGCCAGGCAAAGGCGCTGGTAGGGGTCTCTAATCCTCAGCAGCAGGCTGGCTTGGCTCATCGAGCGGTGAAGCAGGAGTGGTCGGTGCGACAACTGGAGCAAGCTGTCCGAATGCTGTCAGGAGCAACAACGCCAGACCCTCCATCGGGGGATGATAAAAACAAAACAAATCGTCTTTCCGCTCACTTGGCGGACCTTGAACAGCAGATCGGAAGGCAACTTTCAACCAAAGCCAGGATACGTCCGGGACGAAAAAAGGGTACGGGCAGCCTGACAATCGAGTTTTATTCAATCGATCAGTTCGATTCACTGTTATCAAAGCTAGGAATAGAAACCGAATAG